One stretch of Candidatus Thermoplasmatota archaeon DNA includes these proteins:
- a CDS encoding 4Fe-4S binding protein produces MKVDRTLCLYCGSCSGTCPGNAIFLEETYPVFDEELCVE; encoded by the coding sequence ATGAAAGTAGATAGAACTCTATGCCTTTATTGCGGCTCCTGCTCAGGCACTTGCCCTGGGAACGCTATATTTTTAGAAGAAACTTATCCTGTGTTCGATGAAGAGCTCTGCGTTGAATG